The following proteins are co-located in the Flectobacillus major DSM 103 genome:
- a CDS encoding glycosyltransferase family 39 protein — protein sequence MSNKNTYICLLLILIVATTLRFFHIGKFGIFNDEKQGIMVAVGNVNMGGKKALMAPDKTFTPQDFWRPKTIAELFDANARGDTSGNATVHLISMNIFGKLFGHSDASLRSVSAIFNILTILWIFFIGKNLLKSNRIALLGAFLASIEPFFIVFSQQARFYTTSIFFSTLASYYFLKIVLSIKTDLKTYIAYTLSIIFTIFSNYLAFTILLCHGIFWLVADRRWVVFKNLVVCYVVMAIPFVLWMTKGPGQYALIYIKHATTLYKDILNNPSLAASYKGFIDLASWENLFKRGISIICDYFVFTNGAYDTFGNKIAPIVLVIFVGIVAWVLYRKSTLIEQKILLFSGLVISVPFLFSLVSAYNAGVMTGFYFRYTSFGLPFVSVLMAWFVIKSFQFHKSLFVVLSLILLIQSYSFAKILKHFYEDAPQKYTASHDRGPNPYIMIAEKIKQNYAQGDTVVYPSVYETGFTKAIKRPAGDFDNHDAQLVNLYLPKNATFVQKINLNEANKVILKKKNKTSVLLFDLEGSKYRY from the coding sequence ATGTCAAACAAGAATACATACATCTGTCTTTTATTGATTCTAATCGTTGCTACTACCTTGCGTTTTTTTCACATTGGCAAATTTGGTATTTTCAATGACGAAAAACAAGGTATCATGGTAGCTGTCGGCAATGTAAATATGGGTGGTAAAAAAGCCCTAATGGCTCCTGATAAAACATTTACCCCTCAAGATTTTTGGAGACCCAAAACCATCGCCGAGCTATTTGATGCCAACGCTCGGGGCGATACCAGCGGTAATGCAACGGTGCATTTGATTTCGATGAATATTTTTGGAAAGCTATTTGGCCATTCCGACGCATCTTTGCGAAGTGTGTCGGCGATTTTTAATATTTTAACTATCCTCTGGATTTTCTTTATTGGCAAAAACCTCCTCAAATCTAACCGAATCGCTTTATTGGGTGCATTTTTGGCCAGTATAGAGCCTTTCTTTATTGTATTTAGTCAGCAAGCTCGTTTTTATACGACAAGTATATTTTTCAGCACTTTGGCTTCGTACTATTTTCTCAAAATTGTACTTTCAATAAAAACTGACCTTAAAACTTACATAGCCTATACGCTTTCTATAATATTCACCATTTTTTCTAATTACCTTGCCTTTACCATTCTTTTGTGTCATGGTATTTTCTGGCTTGTAGCCGACCGACGTTGGGTTGTTTTCAAAAATCTGGTGGTATGTTATGTTGTTATGGCAATACCATTTGTATTATGGATGACCAAAGGCCCTGGCCAGTACGCCCTTATCTATATCAAACACGCTACTACACTTTATAAAGATATTCTCAACAATCCTAGTTTGGCGGCATCGTACAAAGGCTTTATTGATTTGGCATCATGGGAAAACCTATTCAAAAGAGGTATTTCTATTATTTGTGATTATTTTGTCTTTACAAATGGTGCTTACGACACTTTTGGCAACAAAATCGCTCCTATTGTACTCGTCATTTTTGTAGGTATTGTAGCTTGGGTACTTTACCGAAAATCAACGCTTATTGAACAAAAAATCCTTTTGTTTTCGGGCTTAGTGATTTCTGTACCGTTTTTATTTTCGTTGGTTTCGGCCTATAATGCAGGGGTTATGACAGGGTTCTATTTCCGTTATACCAGTTTTGGGCTACCTTTTGTATCGGTACTGATGGCATGGTTTGTCATAAAATCATTCCAGTTTCACAAAAGTTTATTTGTGGTATTATCGCTTATTTTATTGATACAAAGCTATTCTTTTGCTAAAATTCTCAAGCATTTTTACGAGGATGCCCCTCAAAAATATACGGCTTCGCACGACCGAGGCCCCAATCCGTATATTATGATAGCCGAGAAAATCAAGCAAAACTATGCCCAAGGCGACACCGTGGTATATCCATCTGTTTATGAAACAGGCTTTACCAAAGCCATTAAGCGTCCAGCAGGCGATTTTGACAACCACGACGCACAATTGGTCAATTTGTATTTACCTAAGAATGCTACATTTGTACAAAAAATAAACCTTAACGAAGCCAATAAGGTAATCCTTAAGAAGAAAAATAAAACGTCTGTACTCCTATTTGATTTAGAAGGCAGCAAATATCGATACTAA
- a CDS encoding class I SAM-dependent methyltransferase has product MSFQQHIQQFGQHIQTAIQQHTLVKISLGNFQGTEPDLKNIYIRLVLIKQVEKLAFTFRYKTKDIVKNYEIQEGIRAIENWLNDGFKIATLMTTTEDWAFEYHKNQKSSLRQKTASTTNTPSLGHDKAKKRLIQPTEKSYLHDLKITDEQGNVYKNAQDKYRQINHYVEIIGSLIKDISTDKLKKVVDMGSGKGYLTFALYDYLHTTLGLSTAVQGVEYRPDMVTLCNDIAQKAQFSQLDFIQGSILDYDKQDIDMLIALHACDTATDDAIYKGLLSNAELIIVAPCCHKQIRREIEKTKVQNELGFLTKYGIFLERQAEMVTDGIRALILEYFGYKTKVFEFISDAHTPKNVLVVGIKSKITEARKQEILTEIQDTKKYFGISYHHLEKLTGL; this is encoded by the coding sequence ATGAGTTTTCAGCAACATATTCAGCAGTTTGGGCAGCACATACAAACGGCGATTCAGCAACATACATTGGTAAAAATATCTTTAGGAAATTTTCAAGGAACAGAACCCGACCTCAAAAATATCTATATCCGCTTGGTATTGATTAAACAGGTTGAAAAGCTCGCTTTTACTTTTCGTTACAAAACCAAAGATATTGTCAAAAACTACGAAATTCAAGAAGGTATACGGGCTATTGAAAACTGGCTAAACGATGGCTTTAAGATAGCCACCCTAATGACTACTACCGAAGATTGGGCTTTTGAATATCATAAAAATCAAAAATCGAGCCTTCGCCAAAAAACAGCTTCTACTACCAATACTCCCTCGCTGGGACATGACAAAGCCAAAAAACGCTTGATTCAGCCCACCGAAAAGTCTTATTTGCACGACCTAAAAATTACCGACGAGCAGGGTAATGTATATAAAAATGCCCAAGATAAATATCGCCAAATCAATCACTATGTTGAAATTATTGGCTCGCTTATTAAAGACATCTCGACCGACAAACTCAAGAAGGTTGTTGATATGGGTTCGGGGAAAGGCTATTTAACCTTTGCTCTTTACGATTATCTGCATACTACATTAGGGCTTTCTACGGCAGTTCAGGGGGTTGAATACCGCCCCGACATGGTAACCTTGTGTAATGATATTGCCCAAAAAGCTCAGTTTTCCCAGCTTGATTTTATTCAAGGAAGTATTTTGGATTATGACAAGCAGGATATAGATATGCTGATTGCTCTGCATGCTTGCGATACCGCCACCGACGACGCTATTTATAAGGGTTTATTGTCGAATGCCGAATTAATTATTGTAGCCCCTTGCTGCCACAAACAAATTAGGCGCGAAATAGAAAAGACTAAAGTTCAAAACGAACTCGGTTTTTTGACCAAATATGGCATTTTCTTAGAGCGTCAGGCCGAAATGGTAACTGATGGCATTAGGGCTTTGATTTTGGAATATTTTGGCTACAAAACCAAGGTATTTGAATTTATTTCGGATGCTCATACGCCCAAAAATGTATTGGTTGTAGGCATAAAAAGTAAAATCACTGAAGCTAGAAAACAAGAAATTTTGACCGAAATCCAAGATACCAAAAAGTATTTTGGTATTAGCTATCATCATCTCGAAAAACTTACAGGGTTATAG
- a CDS encoding alpha/beta hydrolase, with protein sequence MLKKVLVLMSLSLFMNQIQAQTKEFALYTGKVPNAKDVTNTEKSEVDANGILRISAVTVPTISVYPAPQELSNGTAVIIFPGGGYSILAASHEGSDVAREFNKIGVTAFVLKYRIPNDAAQVDKSIAPLQDAQQALRVLRANAQSYGINPDRIGIMGFSAGGHLAATTATHFDQPVGELADASNVRPDFAILIYPVITMKDFGHNGSKVQLIGKNPSEAQVLSYSNETRVTAQTPPIFLVHAGDDKAVPVQNSLAFYEACQKNGVAAELHVYPKGGHGFGLNNRTTKDKWFDHLKNWMDANGWLKK encoded by the coding sequence ATGCTAAAAAAAGTATTAGTACTCATGAGTTTATCCCTTTTCATGAATCAGATACAGGCTCAAACCAAGGAATTTGCCTTGTACACGGGTAAAGTACCCAATGCTAAAGATGTAACTAATACCGAAAAATCGGAGGTAGATGCCAATGGTATTTTACGAATTTCGGCGGTTACTGTTCCTACTATTAGTGTATATCCTGCCCCTCAGGAGCTTTCAAATGGAACAGCCGTGATTATTTTCCCTGGAGGTGGGTATTCTATTCTGGCGGCCTCGCATGAAGGCTCGGATGTAGCTCGGGAATTTAACAAAATTGGCGTTACGGCTTTTGTGTTGAAATACCGAATCCCCAACGATGCCGCCCAAGTAGACAAGTCTATTGCTCCTTTACAAGATGCTCAACAGGCTTTGCGGGTACTTCGTGCCAATGCTCAGTCTTATGGGATCAACCCTGACCGAATTGGTATTATGGGCTTTTCGGCTGGTGGGCACTTGGCCGCTACGACAGCCACCCACTTTGACCAACCTGTTGGCGAGCTAGCCGATGCTAGCAACGTTCGTCCCGATTTTGCTATTTTGATTTACCCAGTAATTACCATGAAAGACTTTGGCCATAATGGCTCAAAGGTACAATTGATCGGTAAAAACCCTAGCGAGGCTCAGGTGTTATCTTATTCAAACGAAACGAGAGTTACTGCCCAAACGCCTCCTATATTTTTGGTACATGCTGGCGACGACAAAGCTGTGCCTGTACAAAATTCGCTTGCTTTTTATGAAGCTTGTCAAAAAAATGGCGTAGCTGCCGAGCTACACGTGTACCCTAAAGGTGGACACGGTTTTGGCCTCAACAACAGAACAACCAAAGATAAGTGGTTTGACCATCTTAAAAATTGGATGGATGCCAATGGATGGCTCAAAAAATAG
- a CDS encoding EamA family transporter, producing MKEQNQQLKIWGGLVILYFVWGSTYLAIRFMVESFPALLASGIRNLIAGSILFIWAIATQKYQMPSKKHLVTIGITGLLMITMGNGFFTIAGKWIPSSYAALFSALGPVVLVLLLWAAGIEKPKPRILLGAFLGILGVGILISLKKLALKGYEGYYIYGVILMFLATFGWNASVVLLKKAKMPYSTPQLSGMQMIFGGIVSIIISYFLGDFTKFQDAHITPKAIVALCYLIGIGSILAFNVFNWLTKVAPATQVSTYTYVNPLVAMLLGWLLAGEQLHPLMIVAGFVIILAVALITTAKKA from the coding sequence ATGAAAGAACAAAATCAACAACTAAAAATTTGGGGCGGGCTAGTCATACTATATTTTGTTTGGGGGTCTACCTATTTGGCTATTCGTTTTATGGTCGAAAGTTTTCCAGCATTATTGGCCTCGGGTATCCGAAATCTTATTGCGGGTAGTATTCTTTTTATTTGGGCCATAGCTACCCAAAAGTACCAAATGCCTAGTAAAAAACACTTAGTAACTATTGGTATAACAGGCTTATTGATGATTACGATGGGCAATGGTTTTTTTACCATTGCTGGCAAATGGATTCCATCGAGCTACGCAGCATTGTTTTCGGCATTGGGGCCTGTGGTATTGGTACTATTGCTATGGGCGGCGGGTATCGAAAAACCCAAACCTAGAATTTTACTCGGAGCATTTCTGGGGATTTTGGGTGTAGGCATTTTGATTAGTCTCAAAAAATTGGCCTTAAAAGGTTACGAAGGTTATTATATATATGGTGTGATTTTGATGTTCTTGGCTACCTTTGGCTGGAATGCCAGTGTAGTATTGCTCAAAAAAGCCAAGATGCCATACTCTACCCCTCAATTATCGGGTATGCAAATGATTTTCGGGGGAATTGTGTCTATTATTATCAGTTATTTCTTAGGCGATTTTACCAAATTTCAAGATGCCCATATTACCCCAAAAGCTATTGTGGCACTGTGCTATCTTATTGGCATTGGCTCGATATTGGCTTTTAATGTGTTTAATTGGCTTACCAAGGTAGCACCTGCTACTCAGGTATCTACTTATACTTATGTAAACCCACTGGTAGCTATGCTACTGGGTTGGCTTTTGGCTGGCGAACAACTTCACCCACTGATGATTGTAGCTGGTTTTGTGATTATTTTGGCGGTAGCTCTGATTACCACAGCCAAAAAGGCATAA
- a CDS encoding zinc-dependent metalloprotease, translated as MKKITLLSIFLALVSFTYSSFAQKLPSISEKTKGLQKYEGFFPFWWDEDNGKIWLEIDKFNTDFLYYSSLPAGLGSNDIGLDRGLLGDEKVVFFQKVGRKVLLTQPNLKYRAITKDANEKRAVEQSFASSTIWGFVAEAEDNGKVLVDATDFLMSDISGIADRLKDMKQGAYGLDKSRSAVYLPRTKNFPLNTEFEITLTFVGGDAGEFVRSVTPTAEAITLRLHHSFLQLPDSDYTPRVFDPRSSYNPIGYFDYSTPVSEPIEKYYIARHRLKKKDPSAKVSEAVEPIVYYLDNGTPEPIRSALLEGASWWNQAYEAAGYKNAFQVKLLPDDADPMDARYNVINWVHRSTRGWSYGASVIDPRTGEIIKGHVTLGSLRVRQDYLIAQGLLSPFEKGQKLDPEKDPMLKMALLRLKQLAAHEIGHTLGLMHNYSASINNRASVMDYPHPTAKLNAKGEIDLSDAYSIGIGDWDKVSITYGYQDFPKGVDEKVALNKILQDAQNKGLLFLTDIDARPAGSFSPTAHLWDNGKDPAEELKNTLVVRRKALSNFGEKTIREGVPLAFLEDILVPVYNYHRYQVEAAAKVLGSVDYRYALRGDGQTPNTLVSKETQQKALDAVLTTLSSETLTLPESIIKLIPARPAGYMPNRELFKKRTARAFDPLAAAEAATDFPLQFLFQAERATRMIEYEARYGSLGLDDMISQVIDKTWKAEKPSGLARKVQFQTEQIVLTHLLALSVNEAASYNVRAVCGKAIKDLKAYIESQKGTKEVDYAAHLDYALERMKNPSAAKVAAHKELPPGAPIGCDAE; from the coding sequence ATGAAAAAAATTACACTACTGAGTATTTTCCTCGCATTAGTAAGTTTTACTTATTCCTCTTTTGCCCAAAAACTTCCTAGTATTTCAGAAAAAACCAAAGGACTACAGAAATACGAAGGCTTTTTCCCTTTTTGGTGGGACGAAGATAATGGTAAGATTTGGTTGGAAATAGATAAATTCAATACCGATTTTTTGTATTATTCCTCTTTACCAGCAGGGCTTGGCTCAAATGATATTGGGCTTGACCGTGGTTTGTTGGGTGATGAGAAAGTCGTTTTTTTTCAGAAAGTTGGTCGTAAAGTATTGTTAACCCAGCCCAACCTGAAATACCGAGCCATTACCAAAGATGCTAATGAGAAAAGAGCCGTAGAGCAGTCGTTTGCTTCGTCGACTATCTGGGGGTTTGTGGCCGAAGCCGAAGATAACGGGAAGGTATTGGTCGATGCTACCGATTTTTTGATGAGCGATATTAGTGGTATTGCCGATCGCCTCAAAGATATGAAGCAGGGAGCTTATGGTTTAGATAAATCTCGCTCGGCGGTATATTTGCCTCGTACCAAAAATTTTCCACTCAATACCGAATTTGAAATTACCCTTACCTTTGTTGGGGGCGATGCAGGCGAGTTTGTTCGTTCTGTAACACCAACAGCCGAAGCTATTACTTTGCGTTTGCATCATAGCTTTTTGCAGTTGCCCGACTCAGATTATACGCCACGAGTATTCGACCCTCGTTCTAGCTATAACCCAATAGGCTATTTTGACTACTCAACGCCCGTTTCTGAGCCAATCGAAAAATACTATATTGCTCGTCACAGATTAAAAAAGAAAGACCCTTCAGCCAAAGTTTCTGAAGCCGTAGAGCCTATTGTTTATTACCTAGACAACGGTACGCCCGAGCCTATTCGTTCGGCTTTATTGGAAGGGGCATCTTGGTGGAATCAGGCTTATGAAGCAGCTGGTTATAAAAATGCCTTTCAGGTAAAACTCTTACCTGACGATGCCGACCCAATGGATGCTCGCTACAATGTAATCAACTGGGTACATCGTAGTACAAGAGGGTGGTCGTATGGTGCATCGGTAATAGACCCACGTACAGGCGAAATTATTAAAGGGCATGTTACTTTGGGTTCGTTGCGTGTACGTCAAGACTACCTAATTGCACAAGGGTTGCTTTCTCCGTTTGAGAAAGGCCAAAAGTTGGACCCCGAAAAAGACCCTATGTTGAAAATGGCACTGTTGCGTTTGAAGCAATTGGCCGCCCACGAAATAGGTCATACCTTGGGCTTGATGCACAACTATTCGGCAAGTATCAATAATCGTGCTTCGGTGATGGATTACCCACACCCAACAGCTAAATTGAATGCTAAAGGCGAAATAGACTTGTCGGATGCTTATAGTATTGGGATTGGCGATTGGGATAAAGTTTCTATTACTTATGGGTATCAAGATTTTCCGAAAGGTGTAGATGAAAAAGTGGCATTGAACAAAATTTTGCAAGATGCCCAAAATAAAGGTCTATTGTTTTTGACCGATATTGACGCTCGTCCAGCAGGTAGTTTTAGTCCAACAGCCCACTTATGGGACAATGGAAAAGACCCCGCCGAGGAGTTGAAAAATACCTTAGTAGTTCGTCGGAAAGCACTGAGTAATTTTGGTGAAAAAACCATCCGTGAAGGTGTACCATTGGCATTCTTAGAAGATATACTAGTGCCAGTTTATAACTATCACCGTTATCAGGTAGAAGCCGCTGCCAAAGTACTTGGTTCGGTAGATTATCGCTATGCCCTTCGTGGTGATGGCCAAACACCAAATACATTGGTCAGTAAAGAAACTCAACAAAAAGCTCTTGATGCTGTCTTAACTACGCTTTCGTCTGAAACCCTAACATTGCCAGAATCGATTATTAAGTTGATTCCTGCTCGTCCGGCGGGTTATATGCCTAATCGTGAGTTGTTCAAGAAAAGGACAGCCCGTGCATTTGACCCGTTGGCCGCTGCCGAAGCCGCTACAGACTTCCCTTTACAATTCCTTTTTCAAGCCGAACGAGCAACCCGTATGATTGAATACGAAGCTCGTTATGGTAGCTTGGGCTTGGACGATATGATTAGTCAGGTTATTGACAAAACATGGAAAGCCGAAAAACCAAGCGGTTTGGCTAGAAAAGTACAGTTCCAAACAGAACAAATTGTACTGACTCATTTGTTGGCATTGAGCGTAAACGAAGCAGCAAGCTATAATGTACGTGCCGTATGTGGTAAAGCTATCAAAGATTTGAAAGCTTATATCGAGTCGCAGAAAGGTACTAAAGAAGTAGACTATGCAGCTCATTTGGATTATGCTTTGGAAAGAATGAAAAATCCATCAGCAGCCAAAGTCGCAGCTCATAAAGAATTGCCTCCTGGTGCTCCAATCGGTTGCGATGCTGAATAA
- a CDS encoding DUF6515 family protein, giving the protein MTKILSLVDTPKVGVKHLANYTFTFLASGFLLLASLQVKAQRGREHDDHDRQYNNRNDDRRDNQRDRDRGRGNDYDRGRRNDRVVVVDRSRPNWQYNNLPRRNTYINTVPTAAIAINFGGISFRYHNGIYYKPYNNTYVVTAPPMGIRVNTIPVGCRRIVIQNRDYYYYNGTYYQPYDNQYTTVAPPIGALVESIPSGYEKLQINGDTYYVVDGIQYRAVLNNGEIWYEVIKINY; this is encoded by the coding sequence ATGACAAAAATCCTTTCATTGGTTGATACTCCTAAAGTAGGAGTTAAACATTTGGCAAATTATACTTTTACCTTTTTGGCTTCAGGCTTTTTGTTGTTGGCTAGCTTACAAGTAAAGGCTCAACGTGGTCGTGAACACGATGACCATGACCGTCAATATAATAATAGAAATGACGACCGAAGAGACAACCAGCGTGACAGAGACCGTGGCAGAGGAAACGACTACGACCGTGGCCGACGCAACGACAGGGTAGTAGTTGTAGACAGAAGTCGCCCTAATTGGCAATACAACAATTTACCAAGACGCAATACCTATATCAATACCGTACCAACGGCAGCTATAGCTATTAATTTTGGAGGTATAAGTTTTCGCTACCACAATGGTATTTATTACAAACCCTACAACAATACGTATGTAGTAACAGCTCCGCCAATGGGGATTCGTGTCAATACCATTCCTGTAGGTTGCAGAAGAATCGTAATTCAGAATCGTGATTATTATTACTATAATGGAACATATTACCAACCTTACGACAACCAGTATACCACGGTAGCTCCTCCAATTGGAGCATTGGTAGAAAGTATTCCGAGTGGATACGAAAAATTACAAATCAATGGCGATACCTATTATGTAGTAGATGGTATTCAGTACAGAGCGGTGTTGAACAATGGCGAGATTTGGTACGAAGTTATTAAAATCAATTATTAA
- a CDS encoding sterol desaturase family protein gives MERYGQILNYAMPAFLVLVLSEKLYAWFAKKESFKTMDMIASLSSGFTNVVKDVLGLSVSIITYDWMLKHFALFTLESTWSIYLTAFIALDFTGYWGHRFSHQINFLWNQHLIHHSSEEFNLACALRQSISTFVNFFTIFLLPAALLGVPSIVIATVAPLHLFAQFWYHTTHIKKLGFLEYILVTPSHHRVHHSINPEYIDKNHSQIFIFWDKLFGTFQQELDHVPCVYGITVPVRTWNPIKINFQHIWLLIKDAYHTQNWLDKFRIWFMPTGWRPADIKDKYPIAKIDDVYHFEKYSPSTSTFLLVWTWIQFMATFALIVYLFGHLASIGSPNIFYYGLFIFFCIYAYTELMDKNLNAFWYETSKNLIGIGIIYYFGDWFGISRQYPWAIYVIEAYFVISTVVCGIVVWSEQREKTLDKDFLSKSV, from the coding sequence ATGGAAAGGTATGGTCAAATACTCAACTATGCAATGCCTGCATTTTTAGTGCTTGTATTGTCAGAAAAACTCTACGCATGGTTTGCCAAAAAGGAGTCCTTCAAAACCATGGATATGATTGCAAGCCTGAGTTCTGGTTTTACCAATGTAGTAAAAGATGTTTTAGGACTAAGTGTATCTATTATTACTTACGATTGGATGCTAAAGCACTTCGCTCTTTTTACCTTAGAATCGACATGGAGTATTTACCTAACAGCTTTTATTGCATTAGATTTTACGGGATATTGGGGGCATCGGTTTAGTCACCAAATCAATTTTCTTTGGAATCAACACCTGATTCATCATAGCAGCGAAGAGTTTAATTTGGCTTGTGCTTTGCGACAAAGTATCTCTACGTTTGTTAATTTCTTTACAATTTTTTTGTTGCCTGCGGCATTATTGGGCGTACCCAGTATTGTAATTGCAACGGTAGCACCGTTGCATTTGTTTGCTCAATTTTGGTATCATACCACCCACATCAAAAAATTAGGATTTCTTGAATATATTTTGGTTACCCCTTCGCATCATCGAGTACATCATTCTATTAATCCAGAATATATCGACAAAAACCATTCTCAGATTTTTATTTTTTGGGATAAGCTTTTTGGTACATTCCAGCAAGAACTCGACCACGTTCCTTGTGTATATGGGATTACCGTACCTGTACGTACATGGAATCCTATCAAAATCAATTTTCAGCATATTTGGCTTCTAATCAAAGATGCCTATCATACCCAAAATTGGCTAGATAAGTTTCGTATTTGGTTTATGCCAACAGGCTGGCGACCAGCCGATATAAAAGATAAATACCCAATAGCCAAGATAGACGATGTGTATCACTTTGAGAAATATAGTCCATCTACTTCGACATTTTTATTGGTATGGACTTGGATTCAATTTATGGCTACATTTGCCCTAATTGTCTACTTGTTTGGGCATCTGGCTAGCATAGGCTCGCCCAATATTTTTTATTATGGCTTATTTATCTTTTTTTGTATATATGCTTATACCGAATTGATGGACAAGAACCTCAATGCTTTTTGGTACGAAACCAGCAAAAACCTTATTGGCATTGGTATTATTTATTATTTTGGCGATTGGTTTGGGATTAGTCGGCAATACCCTTGGGCTATTTATGTAATAGAAGCCTATTTTGTGATTTCTACGGTGGTTTGTGGTATTGTGGTTTGGAGCGAGCAACGAGAAAAAACTTTAGACAAAGATTTTTTGTCTAAATCTGTTTAG
- a CDS encoding CAP domain-containing protein yields MLLFFHTFLLWIFFFQNDTDYYTSTSQAFFQTSEVNEAIDVLAPNYALLDACIFHQTNRVRQQYGLPLLKYRGGLHKAARLHSESMISHNFYAHINPYSPEYASMEDRIEGLDRKYYELAENVAQVDLLATPSSYCPVRKKNGEYLFLNCETQKPLSMLTYKAFAEEVLKVWMQSKGHRQNVLHQDMYYLGCAGQICKNPYASVNGPFARLTQEFAGKHIPE; encoded by the coding sequence ATGTTGCTATTCTTTCATACATTTCTGTTGTGGATATTTTTCTTCCAAAATGATACTGACTATTATACCAGTACCAGCCAAGCATTTTTTCAAACCTCCGAAGTAAACGAAGCCATAGATGTATTGGCCCCGAACTATGCGTTATTGGATGCCTGTATTTTTCATCAAACCAATCGAGTGCGGCAGCAATATGGCCTACCATTACTCAAATACAGAGGAGGCTTGCACAAAGCGGCAAGGTTGCATTCAGAAAGTATGATTAGTCATAATTTTTATGCCCATATCAACCCCTACAGTCCAGAATATGCTTCGATGGAAGACCGCATAGAGGGGCTCGACCGTAAGTATTATGAGTTGGCCGAAAACGTAGCCCAAGTAGATTTATTGGCTACGCCTTCGTCGTATTGTCCTGTCAGAAAAAAAAATGGAGAATACCTATTTCTCAACTGTGAAACCCAAAAGCCCTTGTCGATGTTGACTTATAAAGCCTTTGCCGAAGAAGTCCTAAAAGTATGGATGCAATCGAAAGGACATCGACAAAACGTACTGCACCAAGATATGTATTATTTGGGATGTGCAGGTCAGATTTGTAAGAATCCTTATGCGTCTGTCAACGGCCCATTTGCACGATTAACCCAAGAGTTTGCAGGCAAGCATATCCCCGAATAA